The following DNA comes from Caulobacter mirabilis.
CAACGCGCTGGGCCAAGGCGGCGCCCATGAAGTCGTCCAGGTCGCCGTCAAGGACGCCCTGGGTGTCTGAGGTCTCCACGCCGGTGCGCAGGTCCTTCACCATCTGGTACGGCTGCAGGACGTAGCTGCGGATCTGGTGCCCCCAGCCGATGTCGGTCTTCTGGTCCTGCAGCGCCTGCTGGGCGGCTTCCCGCTTCTGCAGCTCGGCCTCGTACATCCGCGCGCGCAGCATCTTCCAGGCCTCGTCGCGGTTGGCGTGCTGGCTGCGGCCGGCCTGGCAGGCCACGACGATGCCGGTCGGGATGTGCGTCAGACGCACGGCCGAGTCGGTCTTGTTGACGTGCTGGCCGCCGGCGCCGCTGGCGCGGTAAGTGTCGGTGCGCACGTCGGCCGGGTTGATCTCGATCTCGATGGTGTCGTCGACCACCGGATAGATCCAGGCCGAGGCGAACGAGGTGTGCCGCTTGGCCGCCGCGTCATAGGGGCTGATCCGCACCAGCCGGTGCACCCCCGCCTCGGTCTTCAGCCAGCCGTAAGCGTTGGCCCCCTTGATCTGCAGCGTCGCGGACTTGATCCCGGCCTGTTCGCCCGAGGTCTCCTCCACCAGTTCGACGCTGTAGCCATGAGCGTTGGCCCAACGGCTGTACATGCGCAGCAGCATGCCGGCCCAGTCGTTGGACTCGGTGCCCCCGGCGCCGGAATTGATCTCGACATAGGCGTCGTTGCTGTCGGCTTCACCGGACAGCAGGGCTTCCAGCTCGGCCTTGGCGGCGCGGGCGCGGATGTCCTTCAGCTGGGCGCGGGCGTCCTCCAGGGAGGCCTCGTCGCCCTCCATGTCGGCGAGCTCGGCGTATTCGACCGCGTCGGCGAGATCCTTCTCGATCGACTTCACGGCGTTCACGCGATCGGCCAGCTGCTGGCGCTCGCGCATCAGGGCCTGAGCCTCGGCCGGCTTGTCCCACAGCGTGGGATCTTCGGAACGGGCGTCCAGCTCGTGGAGACGTCTTAGAGCGACATCCCAGTCAAAGTCGCCTCCTGAGCAGTCCGGCGGACTGCTCGATGTCGGCCTTGGCGGCCTCGACATCCGGTCTCATGAAATTCTTCTCCGTTTGGAGGCGCGGACATAAGCCGCGTCGCGCCTCAATACAATCCGCTCAGGTCATCCGGGACCTTGGGCTTGGGTTGCGGCGCGCTCGGCGGCGGGGGCTGGTCGCTGTTCAGCCGTCCGCCGGGCCAGGCCTCCTGGTAGGAGATCGGGCCGTCGGCCGGACGGGCGGCCGGTCCGACCGGCGCCTTGGGCTCGCTGCCTGGCCGGAAGGCCTCGCGCTGGCCGTTGACGATGCCGAAC
Coding sequences within:
- the prfB gene encoding peptide chain release factor 2 (programmed frameshift), coding for MRPDVEAAKADIEQSAGLLRRRLDWDVALRRLHELDARSEDPTLWDKPAEAQALMRERQQLADRVNAVKSIEKDLADAVEYAELADMEGDEASLEDARAQLKDIRARAAKAELEALLSGEADSNDAYVEINSGAGGTESNDWAGMLLRMYSRWANAHGYSVELVEETSGEQAGIKSATLQIKGANAYGWLKTEAGVHRLVRISPYDAAAKRHTSFASAWIYPVVDDTIEIEINPADVRTDTYRASGAGGQHVNKTDSAVRLTHIPTGIVVACQAGRSQHANRDEAWKMLRARMYEAELQKREAAQQALQDQKTDIGWGHQIRSYVLQPYQMVKDLRTGVETSDTQGVLDGDLDDFMGAALAQRVGATRDAVEG